A genomic window from Glycine soja cultivar W05 chromosome 10, ASM419377v2, whole genome shotgun sequence includes:
- the LOC114370345 gene encoding NDR1/HIN1-like protein 10, translating to MADTQPRPNDAVPSKERLGTRCCHCLCQTFWILLVLIITIVMLAILVLYIIITPRSFRFTLIDANLTQFDYTANNSTLYYDLVLNITAHNPNKRLKIYYDVVRAHALYRRVEFSAADVNMPWNGYLQDKKGTNFFGAVFSGQRVMGLNRDQIAEDKKDGVFPIDLKIHFTMRFRLDDFQLGHYYPRGTCELKVPLTSNNGNKVASFHPAMCEIDF from the exons ATGGCTGATACCCAACCGCGACCAAACGACGCCGTTCCTTCGAAGGAGCGCCTCGGCACACGATGCTGTCACTGCCTCTGCCAAACTTTCTGGATCCTTTTGGTTCTCATAATCACCATCGTCATGCTTGCGATTCTTGTCCTGTACATCATCATCACACCACGCTCCTTCag GTTCACCCTGATTGACGCGAACCTCACACAATTTGATTACACCGCCAACAACAGCACTCTCTACTACGACCTCGTTCTCAACATCACCGCGCACAACCCCAACAAGAGGCTCAAGATCTACTACGACGTCGTTCGGGCCCACGCGCTTTACCGGCGCGTGGAGTTCTCCGCCGCCGACGTCAACATGCCCTGGAACGGCTACCTTCAGGACAAGAAGGGCACGAACTTCTTCGGCGCTGTTTTCTCGGGACAACGTGTGATGGGGCTGAATAGAGACCAAATCGCTGAAGATAAAAAAGATGGGGTGTTCCCTATTGACCTTAAGATTCATTTTACTATGAGGTTCAGGCTTGATGATTTTCAGTTAGGTCACTACTATCCCAGAGGCACGTGTGAGCTCAAGGTACCTTTGACTTCTAATAATGGAAATAAGGTGGCTTCTTTTCACCCTGCCATGTGCGAAATCGACTTCTGA